The Girardinichthys multiradiatus isolate DD_20200921_A chromosome Y, DD_fGirMul_XY1, whole genome shotgun sequence genome has a window encoding:
- the LOC124864116 gene encoding myc-associated zinc finger protein-like isoform X2 translates to MTSQQTTPTQSQPETPLQSELMPDLTGSAQSPPAEHVVTPPSTVDTAALSEEPLPVKPLSKPGRPAHICATCNKEFKNSYNLRRHQSVHTGIKMKDRAAREKEDGAKAGRLEKQTIPLSLLQLTLPPQPPPPAFTGPDTLSQSGPLANQDAQPVSVSIAPATVTMAAPPQPIQAAIVVVGSMDQNPNPAPNTNQVRKNHACEACGKAFRDVYHLNRHRLSHSDEKPYSCPICQQRFKRKDRMSYHVRSHQGGVEKPYICPHCSKAFSRPDHLNSHVRQVHSTERPFKCTTCTSAFATRDRLRAHLIRHEEKVPCHICGKLLSAAYITDHMRVHNQSQHHSCHLCNRSFTTLTYLRVHAQKHHGQEWKESGGVRGAFGGAGGMLLCQLCGVQCKTATQLQGHMGTHAQQGDPTPNQTSEKPVDTTSVAGTVTRPNTVGLLVTDCSSIAAQPHS, encoded by the exons ATGACATCACAGCAG ACGACACCGACTCAGAGCCAACCTGAGACTCCGCTTCAGTCCGAGCTGATGCCGGACCTGACCGGCTCGGCTCAGAGTCCTCCGGCGGAGCACGTTGTGACGCCCCCGTCCACTGTTGACACGGCCGCTCTGAGCGAGGAGCCGCTGCCAG TCAAGCCTCTTTCCAAACCGGGCCGTCCGGCCCACATTTGCGCCACCTGCAACAAGGAGTTCAAGAACAGCTACAACCTGCGGCGGCACCAGTCCGTCCACACTGGCATCAAGATGAAGGACCGAGCGGCGCGGGAGAAGGAGGACGGAGCGAAGGCGGGACGGTTGGAGAAGCAGACCATCCCCCTGTCTCTGCTTCAGCTCACACTGCCCCCTCAGCCTCCACCTCCTGCCTTCACCGGTCCAGACACCCTCTCCCAGTCCGGTCCACTTGCCAACCAGGACGCCCAGCCGGTCTCCGTGTCCATCGCTCCGGCAACTGTCACCATGGCTGCTCCGCCTCAGCCGATCCAGGCTGCGATCGTTGTCGTGGGCTCCATGGACCAG AATCCCAACCCAGCTCCCAACACCAACCAGGTGAGGAAGAACCACGCCTGCGAGGCCTGCGGCAAGGCCTTCCGAGACGTCTACCACCTGAACCGGCACCGGCTGTCTCACTCTGACGAGAAGCCGTACTCCTGTCCCATCTGCCAGCAGCGCTTCAAGAGGAAAGACCGGATGAGCTACCACGTCCGCTCTCACCAGGGCGGCGTGGAGAAACCCTACATCTGTCCTCACTGCTCCAAGGCCTTCTCCAG GCCGGATCACCTTAACAGTCATGTCCGACAGGTCCACTCCACAGAGAGGCCCTTCAAGTGCACG ACCTGCACGTCAGCGTTTGCCACACGGGACCGCCTCCGTGCTCACCTGATCCGACACGAGGAGAAGGTGCCGTGCCACATCTGCGGGAAGCTGCTGTCTGCTGCGTACATCACCGACCACATGAGAGTCCACAACCAGTCGCAGCATCACTCCTGCCACCTCTGCAACCGCA GTTTCACCACCCTCACCTACCTGCGCGTCCACGCTCAGAAGCACCACGGTCAGGAGTGGAAGGAGAGCGGCGGGGTCCGGGGGGCCTTCGGTGGGGCCGGTGGCATGCTGCTCTGTCAGCTCTGCGGGGTCCAGTGTAAGACAGCAACGCAGCTCCAGGGTCACATGGGCACCCACGCCCAGCAGGGCGACCCCACCCCCAATCAGACAAGCGAGAAGCCCGTTGACACCACCAGTGTGGCGGGTACCGTGACCCGTCCGAACACGGTGGGGCTGCTGGTGACTGACTGCTCCAGTATTGCCGCCCAGCCCCACAGTTAG
- the LOC124864116 gene encoding myc-associated zinc finger protein-like isoform X1: protein MDTSWSNFLFQTTPTQSQPETPLQSELMPDLTGSAQSPPAEHVVTPPSTVDTAALSEEPLPVKPLSKPGRPAHICATCNKEFKNSYNLRRHQSVHTGIKMKDRAAREKEDGAKAGRLEKQTIPLSLLQLTLPPQPPPPAFTGPDTLSQSGPLANQDAQPVSVSIAPATVTMAAPPQPIQAAIVVVGSMDQNPNPAPNTNQVRKNHACEACGKAFRDVYHLNRHRLSHSDEKPYSCPICQQRFKRKDRMSYHVRSHQGGVEKPYICPHCSKAFSRPDHLNSHVRQVHSTERPFKCTTCTSAFATRDRLRAHLIRHEEKVPCHICGKLLSAAYITDHMRVHNQSQHHSCHLCNRSFTTLTYLRVHAQKHHGQEWKESGGVRGAFGGAGGMLLCQLCGVQCKTATQLQGHMGTHAQQGDPTPNQTSEKPVDTTSVAGTVTRPNTVGLLVTDCSSIAAQPHS from the exons ATGGACACCTCCTGGAGCAATTTCCTCTTCCAG ACGACACCGACTCAGAGCCAACCTGAGACTCCGCTTCAGTCCGAGCTGATGCCGGACCTGACCGGCTCGGCTCAGAGTCCTCCGGCGGAGCACGTTGTGACGCCCCCGTCCACTGTTGACACGGCCGCTCTGAGCGAGGAGCCGCTGCCAG TCAAGCCTCTTTCCAAACCGGGCCGTCCGGCCCACATTTGCGCCACCTGCAACAAGGAGTTCAAGAACAGCTACAACCTGCGGCGGCACCAGTCCGTCCACACTGGCATCAAGATGAAGGACCGAGCGGCGCGGGAGAAGGAGGACGGAGCGAAGGCGGGACGGTTGGAGAAGCAGACCATCCCCCTGTCTCTGCTTCAGCTCACACTGCCCCCTCAGCCTCCACCTCCTGCCTTCACCGGTCCAGACACCCTCTCCCAGTCCGGTCCACTTGCCAACCAGGACGCCCAGCCGGTCTCCGTGTCCATCGCTCCGGCAACTGTCACCATGGCTGCTCCGCCTCAGCCGATCCAGGCTGCGATCGTTGTCGTGGGCTCCATGGACCAG AATCCCAACCCAGCTCCCAACACCAACCAGGTGAGGAAGAACCACGCCTGCGAGGCCTGCGGCAAGGCCTTCCGAGACGTCTACCACCTGAACCGGCACCGGCTGTCTCACTCTGACGAGAAGCCGTACTCCTGTCCCATCTGCCAGCAGCGCTTCAAGAGGAAAGACCGGATGAGCTACCACGTCCGCTCTCACCAGGGCGGCGTGGAGAAACCCTACATCTGTCCTCACTGCTCCAAGGCCTTCTCCAG GCCGGATCACCTTAACAGTCATGTCCGACAGGTCCACTCCACAGAGAGGCCCTTCAAGTGCACG ACCTGCACGTCAGCGTTTGCCACACGGGACCGCCTCCGTGCTCACCTGATCCGACACGAGGAGAAGGTGCCGTGCCACATCTGCGGGAAGCTGCTGTCTGCTGCGTACATCACCGACCACATGAGAGTCCACAACCAGTCGCAGCATCACTCCTGCCACCTCTGCAACCGCA GTTTCACCACCCTCACCTACCTGCGCGTCCACGCTCAGAAGCACCACGGTCAGGAGTGGAAGGAGAGCGGCGGGGTCCGGGGGGCCTTCGGTGGGGCCGGTGGCATGCTGCTCTGTCAGCTCTGCGGGGTCCAGTGTAAGACAGCAACGCAGCTCCAGGGTCACATGGGCACCCACGCCCAGCAGGGCGACCCCACCCCCAATCAGACAAGCGAGAAGCCCGTTGACACCACCAGTGTGGCGGGTACCGTGACCCGTCCGAACACGGTGGGGCTGCTGGTGACTGACTGCTCCAGTATTGCCGCCCAGCCCCACAGTTAG
- the LOC124864117 gene encoding CDP-diacylglycerol--inositol 3-phosphatidyltransferase-like isoform X2, producing the protein MPGSDQDPAQNSAMTQENIFLFVPNLIGYARVVLALLAFFLMPCCPWPAVFCYLLSALLDAFDGHAARALNQSTKFGAMMDMLTDRCATMCLLVNLSLLYPSYTFLFQLSMCLDIASHWLHLHSSTLKGSGSHKTIDLSGNPVLRLYYTSKPVLFVMCAGNELFFCLLYILHHIEDPAGSRSGP; encoded by the exons ATGCCAGGTTCGGATCAGGATCCAGCGCAGAACTCTGCGATGActcaggaaaacattttcctctttgttccGAATTTAATCG GGTACGCCCGGGTGGTGTTGGCTCTGCTCGCCTTCTTCCTGATGCCCTGCTGCCCGTGGCCAGCTGTCTTCTGCTACCTGCTCAGCGCTCTGCTCGACGCCTTCGACGGTCACGCTGCACGAGCGCTCAACCAGT CCACCAAGTTTGGAGCCATGATGGACATGCTGACGGACCGCTGCGCCACCATGTGTCTCCTGGTCAACCTGTCGCTGCTCTACCCCTCCTACACCTTCCTGTTCCAGCTCAGCATGTGTCTGGACATCGCCAGCCATTGGCTACACCTGCACAG CTCCACATTAAAGGGATCCGGAAGTCACAAAACCATCGACTTGTCTGGGAACCCAGTCCTCCGACTCTACTACACCTCAAAG CCGGTGCTGTTTGTGATGTGTGCTGGGAACGAACTCTTCTTCTGCCTGCTCTACATCCTGCATCACATAGAAGATCCTGCAG GAAGCCGGTCCGGACCGTGA
- the LOC124864117 gene encoding CDP-diacylglycerol--inositol 3-phosphatidyltransferase-like isoform X1: MPGSDQDPAQNSAMTQENIFLFVPNLIGYARVVLALLAFFLMPCCPWPAVFCYLLSALLDAFDGHAARALNQSTKFGAMMDMLTDRCATMCLLVNLSLLYPSYTFLFQLSMCLDIASHWLHLHSSTLKGSGSHKTIDLSGNPVLRLYYTSKPVLFVMCAGNELFFCLLYILHHIEDPAAWLFQLLGVCGIICLLKSSISVLHLITASQNMAALDASERRMLSKKY; the protein is encoded by the exons ATGCCAGGTTCGGATCAGGATCCAGCGCAGAACTCTGCGATGActcaggaaaacattttcctctttgttccGAATTTAATCG GGTACGCCCGGGTGGTGTTGGCTCTGCTCGCCTTCTTCCTGATGCCCTGCTGCCCGTGGCCAGCTGTCTTCTGCTACCTGCTCAGCGCTCTGCTCGACGCCTTCGACGGTCACGCTGCACGAGCGCTCAACCAGT CCACCAAGTTTGGAGCCATGATGGACATGCTGACGGACCGCTGCGCCACCATGTGTCTCCTGGTCAACCTGTCGCTGCTCTACCCCTCCTACACCTTCCTGTTCCAGCTCAGCATGTGTCTGGACATCGCCAGCCATTGGCTACACCTGCACAG CTCCACATTAAAGGGATCCGGAAGTCACAAAACCATCGACTTGTCTGGGAACCCAGTCCTCCGACTCTACTACACCTCAAAG CCGGTGCTGTTTGTGATGTGTGCTGGGAACGAACTCTTCTTCTGCCTGCTCTACATCCTGCATCACATAGAAGATCCTGCAG CCTGGCTCTTCCAGCTGCTGGGAGTCTGTGGGATCATCTGTCTGCTGAAGTCCAGCATCAGCGTCCTGCACCTCATCACTGCCTCGCAGAACATGGCCGCCCTGGACGCGTCCGAACGGAGGATGCTGTCCAAGAAGTACTGA
- the LOC124864117 gene encoding CDP-diacylglycerol--inositol 3-phosphatidyltransferase-like isoform X3, with the protein MMDMLTDRCATMCLLVNLSLLYPSYTFLFQLSMCLDIASHWLHLHSSTLKGSGSHKTIDLSGNPVLRLYYTSKPVLFVMCAGNELFFCLLYILHHIEDPAAWLFQLLGVCGIICLLKSSISVLHLITASQNMAALDASERRMLSKKY; encoded by the exons ATGATGGACATGCTGACGGACCGCTGCGCCACCATGTGTCTCCTGGTCAACCTGTCGCTGCTCTACCCCTCCTACACCTTCCTGTTCCAGCTCAGCATGTGTCTGGACATCGCCAGCCATTGGCTACACCTGCACAG CTCCACATTAAAGGGATCCGGAAGTCACAAAACCATCGACTTGTCTGGGAACCCAGTCCTCCGACTCTACTACACCTCAAAG CCGGTGCTGTTTGTGATGTGTGCTGGGAACGAACTCTTCTTCTGCCTGCTCTACATCCTGCATCACATAGAAGATCCTGCAG CCTGGCTCTTCCAGCTGCTGGGAGTCTGTGGGATCATCTGTCTGCTGAAGTCCAGCATCAGCGTCCTGCACCTCATCACTGCCTCGCAGAACATGGCCGCCCTGGACGCGTCCGAACGGAGGATGCTGTCCAAGAAGTACTGA